A window of Mangifera indica cultivar Alphonso chromosome 11, CATAS_Mindica_2.1, whole genome shotgun sequence contains these coding sequences:
- the LOC123228998 gene encoding glutathione S-transferase U7-like, translating into MAEEVKLLKTWSSPFGLRIVWALKLKGIHFDPIDEDLSNKSSLLLQYNPVYKKIPVLVHNGKPISESLVILEYVDETWKQNPLMPQDPYERAIARFWAKFGDDKVFLSIWSVFIKQGKDQEALQEAMENLKFLEENLKGKKFFGGEKIGYLDIALGWLANLVSLFEEIIDIKIIDKERFPLLFGWIQEFSQAPIIKESWPPHDKMLTKFQIMLQNKLKLAAAETN; encoded by the exons ATGGCAGAGGAAGTTAAGCTTTTAAAGACTTGGTCTAGCCCTTTTGGCTTGAGGATTGTTTGGGCGTTGAAGCTCAAGGGCATTCATTTTGATCCAATAGATGAAGACCTCTCCAACAAAAGCTCTTTACTTCTCCAATATAATCCAGTTTATAAAAAGATTCCTGTGCTTGTTCACAATGGAAAACCAATCTCGGAGTCACTAGTGATTCTTGAATACGTTGATGAAACTTGGAAGCAAAACCCTTTGATGCCCCAAGATCCTTACGAAAGAGCTATAGCTCGCTTTTGGGCTAAATTTGGCGATGACAAG GTTTTTTTATCCATATGGAGTGTGTTCATCAAACAAGGGAAAGATCAAGAAGCTCTTCAAGAAGCCATGGAAAACCTGAAATTCTTAGAAGAAAATCTCAAGGGAAAGAAATTCTTTGGTGGAGAGAAGATTGGATATTTGGATATTGCATTGGGTTGGCTTGCCAATTTGGTTAGTTTATTTGAAGAGATAATTGACATCAAAATTATTGACAAGGAGAGATTTCCTTTGCTATTTGGTTGGATACAAGAGTTTTCACAAGCACCAATAATCAAAGAAAGCTGGCCACCTCACGACAAAATGCTCACCAAGTTCCAAATTATGCTTCAGAATAAGCTTAAACTTGCGGCAGCTGAGACTAATTGA